A region of Bacteroidota bacterium DNA encodes the following proteins:
- a CDS encoding SDR family NAD(P)-dependent oxidoreductase has translation MILSENQVKVTRFINNSLVAPYYADKASYEKISSPFIPDQIVYCKAKSLFLEISGTDTAEKIIDSFKSALDQFNKKYNYLPKIIILQGTGVVIADESSHSTDIDADVFEDFLKIRFYSDNFGGPKFLNEREIAFIDNWEVENYRRKVSTGKNGRGRVENKIAVITGAAQGFGAGIAENLFNEGANIVIADLNETTGKAFESKLNGNKKKNKALFVKTDVSNPESVQNLLFETIKEFGGLDIFISNAGILRAGGLDVMDPKTFEIMTKVNYIGYFICAKYASHVLELQSKYKKDYFTDIIQINSKSGLKGSNKNFAYAGGKFGGIGLTQSFAMELMPFKIKVNSVCPGNFLDGPLWSDPEKGLFVQYLKAGKVPGAKTVEDVRRFYENQVPAKRGCTIKDVMKAVFYIIDQEYETGQAVPVTGGQIMLS, from the coding sequence ATGATTTTATCGGAAAATCAGGTAAAGGTTACCCGTTTCATCAACAATTCACTGGTAGCACCCTATTATGCCGATAAAGCAAGCTATGAAAAGATTTCCTCCCCTTTTATTCCGGATCAAATTGTATATTGCAAGGCAAAATCCTTATTTTTGGAAATTTCGGGTACGGACACGGCGGAGAAAATCATTGATTCCTTCAAGTCAGCACTCGATCAGTTCAACAAAAAATACAATTATCTTCCTAAAATTATTATCCTGCAAGGGACAGGTGTTGTCATTGCAGATGAAAGCAGCCATTCAACGGATATCGATGCCGATGTATTCGAGGACTTCCTGAAAATCAGGTTTTATTCCGACAATTTTGGAGGTCCGAAATTCCTGAATGAAAGAGAAATCGCTTTTATTGACAACTGGGAAGTAGAAAATTACAGGCGCAAAGTTTCGACTGGTAAAAACGGGAGAGGTAGAGTTGAAAATAAAATTGCTGTGATCACAGGTGCTGCCCAGGGATTTGGAGCAGGCATAGCCGAGAATCTTTTTAATGAAGGTGCAAATATCGTCATTGCCGATTTGAATGAAACCACAGGCAAAGCCTTTGAAAGCAAATTAAACGGAAACAAAAAGAAAAACAAGGCCCTGTTTGTAAAAACAGATGTTTCGAACCCCGAGTCCGTTCAAAATCTTCTTTTCGAAACAATTAAAGAATTCGGAGGGCTGGATATTTTCATCAGCAATGCCGGCATTTTAAGGGCTGGCGGATTGGACGTCATGGATCCCAAGACTTTTGAGATAATGACCAAAGTAAATTATATAGGTTATTTTATCTGCGCCAAGTATGCCTCCCATGTGCTTGAACTTCAGTCAAAATACAAAAAAGACTATTTCACCGATATCATCCAGATTAATTCAAAATCAGGATTAAAAGGCAGTAACAAGAACTTTGCCTACGCCGGAGGTAAATTCGGTGGAATCGGTTTAACCCAGTCGTTTGCCATGGAACTGATGCCCTTTAAAATCAAGGTTAATTCCGTATGCCCGGGGAACTTCCTGGATGGGCCGCTATGGTCAGATCCGGAAAAAGGATTATTCGTGCAGTACCTTAAAGCCGGTAAAGTACCGGGAGCCAAAACCGTGGAAGACGTCAGGCGGTTTTACGAAAACCAGGTACCTGCCAAACGGGGCTGCACCATTAAAGATGTGATGAAAGCCGTATTCTATATTATAGATCAGGAATATGAAACAGGCCAGGCAGTTCCTGTAACCGGAGGACAAATTATGTTAAGCTAG